In Balneola sp., one genomic interval encodes:
- a CDS encoding permease, with translation MSFFLSVLLSAVTTMSVEIMILLLIIALVGGICITTIGPGGIFVTIALFAMLPLDPSTVAGTASATFIATGIVGSLGYLRSGELKGKVAGKAAGILSLTSVIGAFAGAQINTLLNASAFAVLLGLFVLFTGLLILYRQKKKLKPDSRLQIDSTKGLLGLAGVGLAVGLPGGLLGVGGPVLAVPLMVVLGVPMLLSVALAQVQSIFISGFATVGYMIHGAVDWYLALFLTIPLLIGTISGWYIAQRIKASKLQVSLALVLIALGIYLMAGGATPGGS, from the coding sequence ATGAGCTTTTTTCTCAGCGTACTTTTATCAGCAGTGACCACAATGAGCGTGGAGATTATGATCCTTTTGCTCATCATTGCACTGGTGGGTGGAATTTGTATCACAACCATTGGCCCGGGAGGGATATTTGTGACCATTGCCCTATTTGCGATGCTCCCTCTTGATCCCAGCACAGTTGCAGGAACAGCCAGTGCTACATTCATTGCAACTGGAATAGTTGGTAGCCTTGGTTATCTCCGATCCGGAGAACTGAAAGGGAAAGTAGCGGGTAAAGCCGCCGGTATTTTAAGCCTCACTTCTGTTATTGGAGCTTTTGCCGGAGCTCAAATCAATACTCTATTAAATGCCTCTGCCTTTGCTGTGCTACTAGGGCTATTTGTTCTATTTACCGGGCTGCTCATCTTATATCGACAGAAAAAAAAACTTAAACCAGATAGTCGATTACAAATTGATTCTACAAAGGGATTACTGGGACTCGCTGGCGTTGGACTCGCAGTGGGATTGCCCGGAGGGTTATTGGGTGTTGGCGGACCCGTACTCGCCGTGCCGTTGATGGTCGTATTAGGCGTGCCGATGTTATTGTCGGTCGCCCTCGCTCAGGTTCAATCCATATTTATTTCTGGCTTTGCTACGGTAGGCTATATGATTCATGGAGCCGTTGACTGGTATCTCGCATTATTTCTGACCATTCCATTATTAATAGGAACCATATCCGGGTGGTACATCGCACAACGAATTAAAGCCAGTAAATTACAAGTATCACTGGCGCTGGTGCTTATAGCTTTAGGGATTTATTTGATGGCTGGAGGAGCAACGCCGGGAGGAAGTTGA
- the hemN gene encoding oxygen-independent coproporphyrinogen III oxidase has product MMNTQLIRKYNVPGPRYTSYPTVPYWDEYGIRAKDWKSTLNRSFLDSYAEGISLYIHLPFCESMCTFCGCHKQITKRHDVEDPYIKTILKEWQLYLDVLPLTPQIRQIHLGGGTPTFFSASNLERLISGILDQAELCDDYEFSFEGHPNNTTKEHLQTLYNLGFRRVSYGVQDYNPEVQFAINRIQPFENVKRVQEWSREIGYTSINHDLVFGLPHQSLDSVKHTIEKTNELRPDRIAFYSYAHVPWIKGNGQRGFNDNDLPKADEKRALYELGKQMFFDHDYREIGMDHFALPSDSLFEAMTIKDLNRNFMGYTAGSTKVLIGLGMSAISDSWYSFAQNEKKLKDYQSRVEEGELPIFRGHLLSDEDLLQRENIMNMMCRFQTEYLGDQYLFEEIRENLQELEEDGLVEIMGRRITLTEEGIPFVRNVCMAFDRKLHQSKPEKKLFSQTV; this is encoded by the coding sequence ATGATGAATACCCAGTTAATCAGAAAATACAACGTACCGGGTCCGCGCTATACCAGTTATCCAACAGTTCCCTATTGGGATGAATACGGAATAAGGGCTAAGGATTGGAAGTCTACATTAAATAGGTCATTCCTGGATAGCTATGCAGAGGGAATCAGTCTTTACATTCACCTTCCGTTTTGTGAAAGCATGTGTACGTTTTGCGGATGCCACAAACAGATTACAAAAAGGCACGATGTTGAGGATCCTTATATAAAGACTATCCTAAAAGAGTGGCAGCTGTATCTTGATGTTCTTCCGCTCACCCCACAAATCCGTCAAATACATCTTGGCGGGGGCACACCTACTTTCTTTAGTGCATCAAACCTGGAGCGACTGATAAGTGGAATTCTGGATCAAGCTGAACTTTGTGATGATTATGAATTCAGTTTTGAGGGACATCCAAATAATACCACTAAAGAGCATTTGCAGACTTTATATAATCTGGGCTTTAGGAGAGTGTCTTATGGAGTGCAGGATTATAACCCAGAGGTTCAATTTGCCATCAATCGCATTCAACCCTTTGAAAATGTAAAGAGGGTACAAGAATGGTCCCGGGAAATCGGGTACACCTCAATTAACCATGATTTAGTTTTTGGGTTACCCCATCAAAGTCTGGATAGCGTAAAGCATACGATAGAGAAAACGAACGAGCTTCGTCCCGACCGGATAGCCTTTTATAGTTACGCCCACGTGCCTTGGATAAAAGGAAACGGGCAACGGGGGTTTAATGATAATGACCTTCCAAAAGCGGATGAAAAAAGAGCGCTTTATGAGCTCGGTAAACAAATGTTTTTTGATCATGACTACCGTGAAATCGGGATGGATCACTTTGCGCTGCCTTCGGATTCTTTATTTGAAGCCATGACCATCAAGGATCTGAATCGAAACTTTATGGGGTATACCGCAGGCTCAACAAAAGTACTAATTGGGTTGGGCATGTCGGCCATAAGTGATAGCTGGTATAGTTTTGCGCAAAACGAAAAGAAGCTCAAAGATTACCAGTCCAGAGTTGAAGAAGGGGAGCTTCCCATTTTTCGAGGTCATTTACTTTCGGATGAGGACCTGCTTCAGCGTGAGAATATTATGAACATGATGTGCCGTTTTCAAACAGAGTATTTGGGAGATCAGTATCTATTTGAGGAAATCAGGGAAAACCTGCAGGAGCTTGAAGAAGATGGTCTGGTAGAAATTATGGGTAGAAGAATCACCTTAACGGAAGAAGGAATTCCCTTTGTTCGGAATGTTTGCATGGCTTTTGACCGTAAGCTTCATCAAAGTAAACCTGAGAAAAAATTGTTTTCCCAAACAGTATAA
- a CDS encoding iron transporter, whose translation MKEFFANFFDKYGLSFIMVASYFGSGSIFIASQAGVEYGYVLIWAVIGAVLLGFMAQDMSARLGIYGDTLMTFIRKKIGKNGALTLALFLSVGCIAWTLALTAAVGMSFEVLTGGAVSWQPLAVVTGILAIIVGVLHYGYVEKVMTGMMFLLLILYLVVAGASGPEMTEVAKGFIPSIPDTGAMLLGAAILGTTALWPNFFLESILVKRKGWNSDKHVKNMRTDLTMGYTVGGLITVAIIIVSAAVLRPAGYTELTTFVAPGEALEIVLGRWAMIVFLIGVIAAAFNSIVPIMWTIPYMILEARGIDHKEGTSKSFKLIFAGGILIGMFSPLVANVTGLSVVEMITLFPAYNGVFGLPITAALLFWAMNDKKLMGENTNSWKLNTANFMLVLFSGYIAINSVQGVLSAIFGGMFS comes from the coding sequence ATGAAGGAATTCTTTGCAAACTTTTTTGACAAATATGGACTGTCGTTCATCATGGTGGCCAGCTACTTTGGTAGTGGTTCCATTTTTATAGCGAGTCAGGCCGGCGTGGAATATGGCTACGTCTTAATATGGGCCGTAATCGGAGCTGTGCTTCTTGGCTTTATGGCGCAAGATATGAGTGCACGGCTCGGCATTTATGGAGACACCCTGATGACCTTCATCCGAAAAAAAATCGGTAAAAACGGAGCTTTAACACTTGCCTTATTCCTTTCCGTGGGTTGTATTGCCTGGACTCTCGCCCTCACTGCAGCAGTTGGAATGAGTTTTGAAGTACTCACGGGCGGAGCTGTGAGCTGGCAACCATTGGCCGTTGTAACGGGTATCCTAGCCATCATTGTTGGAGTTCTGCACTATGGTTATGTAGAAAAAGTAATGACTGGAATGATGTTTTTACTGCTGATACTTTATTTGGTAGTAGCCGGTGCAAGCGGACCTGAAATGACTGAAGTCGCAAAAGGCTTTATTCCATCCATACCAGATACCGGAGCTATGCTTTTGGGAGCTGCTATTTTAGGTACAACTGCTTTATGGCCTAATTTTTTCCTGGAATCTATTCTAGTTAAGCGCAAAGGTTGGAACAGCGACAAACACGTCAAGAACATGCGCACCGATCTCACCATGGGATACACCGTTGGAGGTTTGATTACGGTAGCGATTATCATTGTATCTGCAGCAGTATTACGTCCGGCTGGCTATACTGAACTTACTACTTTTGTGGCTCCGGGTGAAGCGCTCGAAATTGTACTGGGCCGCTGGGCAATGATTGTATTTTTGATTGGGGTTATCGCGGCCGCCTTCAATAGTATTGTCCCGATTATGTGGACGATTCCCTATATGATTCTGGAAGCTCGGGGCATCGATCATAAAGAAGGAACAAGCAAAAGCTTCAAGCTAATTTTTGCTGGAGGTATTTTGATTGGGATGTTTTCTCCACTCGTCGCCAACGTAACCGGTCTCAGTGTTGTGGAAATGATTACACTTTTTCCCGCTTATAATGGAGTATTTGGCCTCCCCATAACAGCCGCATTGTTATTCTGGGCTATGAACGATAAAAAACTGATGGGCGAAAATACGAACTCTTGGAAGCTGAATACCGCCAATTTCATGCTTGTACTGTTTTCTGGATACATTGCAATAAATTCTGTGCAAGGTGTCTTATCGGCTATCTTTGGCGGTATGTTTTCATAA